Below is a genomic region from Kwoniella dejecticola CBS 10117 chromosome 4, complete sequence.
GCGCGGTTCCCGAGGGACTGAGAAGATCTACTCGAAGCTCGATGGCATCTGCCCCCGAGGTAAGCTCGTCAATTTGACTGAGGGCAGGAGTGATGTCGGGGAAAGTTAAGGACAAGAAGTTGGTTGGGTTATCATTGCCAAGTGCCGGACGATTGTTGTTGCTACCcttgatgaaggtgaagaaccTTTCACATTCTCTTCTCATAGCTTGTTCGTGTTCCGCCTGAGATTGAGTACCGACTGGGTCCAGGACGTTGTAGAATTCGTGCGAGGAGCAGCCGGCATACCATGGTTCCCGTCTCTTGAATACATCGGCAAATGATTCTCCCCAATTCGGTCGGGCGGCGGTACTTCCGATAGACGAGAGGAAGTTGTCGATATCCTCCAGTGCTCTTGTGACATGTACGACTACGCCACCCTTAGCAACATGAGACTGCAGTAATTGTCTAGCTACTTCCGTTTCGACCACACCACCGCCCAAAGCGATGACATggtttcctcttctttcttggacGAATTTTCCTAATATTTCAGTTTCCACCCGACGGAACTCGTCCCAGCTATTGGCGGCCACGAAATCCGAGACAGACTGCTTGGTCTCTTCGAAGAACGTATCATCGGCATCGGTGAACTCGCCACCAAGCACATCGGCAGCTAATTTACCGATATAAGTCTTGCCCGCACCTCTCATACCAATGATGAATacaggatgatcagcttgcgaTTGATCGGTACGAACAACAGCCTTTCCTCCAGAAGTAGATGCTTGTTTATGAGTATCGAGTTCGACTCCTTCGACCGGGATACCGATCTTGTTCTGCAAGTCGTCCCAGAAGTTTGGCCAAGTCTTCTCGACACATCGTTTCTCCTCGATGATGGTCTTCTCGATGATGCAGGCTAGCACACTGAAAGCCATTGCCACACGGTGATCGTCGTAGCAATGTACTGACGCGCCTCGGACGAGGGAGGTTGCAGGTTTTCCGATAACGATGATACCGTCGTCGAACTCATCGGTCTCGACTCCAAACTTGGCGAGCTGATCCCGCATAGCTTTGATTCTGTTGCATTCTTTCACTCTTTGATTGGCGATACCATAAATCCTGGAGGCAGTTGGAGGGAGACGTTGTACCTGTCTCTCAGGTAGGGCAGGCAGATTGGCAACGGCAGCCAGGACGGAGGCGGTAAGGAAAGCGTCTGTCATCGGTTCCATATCAACGTTTCCCAGGGCTCGGAGTTGGCCAACTGGAGGCCCAGTGACTTTGGTGGATGTCAATGTCTGTTCGACAGTACATCCCATGGGTTCCAAGACTTCTTTAGCGAATCGAGCATCACcttgaagagaggaagaaccgatgttggagatggtgCAAGTCGTGCCGGTGATGGCTGCAATAGCTAAGGGGTAGGTCGCACTTGAAGCGTCGGATTCGACGGAATAATCGGCGGGGTTCACGTAAGTTCCCTTGGGAATGACATATACGTCTAACAATTTGCCGGCGGAGTCGGTTTGTCGCTTGACGGTGATTCCAAATTGGGCCATCATGGCTGTGGTCATGTCGATGTATGGTTGGGAGATGACTTGACCGCCAGTCAACTCAAGTACGACTTCCTCAGCTGCGTAAGGTGCACAGAGAAGAATGGAGGACACGTATTGAGACGAGACTGATGCGGCGAGCTTGATGTGGCCACCCTTGAAACCGTCCGTGTCAatctcaagaggaagacaacCTTGACTTTCGACATATCTGACTTTCGCTCCATTGGCGGAAAGGGCATCGACTAATGGGCCAATAGGTCGTTGCTTCATTCTTGCGTTACCAGTGATAATGGTCGACTTTTCGGTCGAAGCGCCGCCCGATACCATGGCGCAAACAGTGGTCAAGAATCTTGAGGCGGTACCAGCGTTACCTAAGTAAAGCTCTTTGCCCTTGGCTGGGGCTGAAAGCGTGCCGCCACCGCCTTCGACAACAATGGTGTCGCCTCCATCTTCCCATGAAAATACGGCACCCTGGCGCGACAAAAAATTAGCTCAAGTCCGAAGTGACCGACTAGCTGGCGTACCTTGAGCTCAACAAGAGCATTCATCATGACCGCGGTATCATCAGAATGGAGTAAATTTCTGATCCTACACGTTCCAGTAGCGAGAGCAGCAAGTACTAAAGCTCTGTTGGAGATGGATTTCGATCCAGGCGTAGCCATGGTGATGGGCGATTTGGTCGGAGTGCCAGAGACAACGGTCGCAGCCTCACAGAGTACCCTTCGAATGACCGGATCGGCAACGACTGAGGCTTTCTCCTCGTACGTCTTACCAATTCTGGACAGCAATAcgatcttcttggctggACCAGAGTTCTTCTTATCGATTCTCATGATATCTAGTAATCTGTCGACAGATAACTGGCTCGAAGCAGGTAACGATGTGATTCTTCGGTCGTTCAGGGAGATGGGTAGACCGTAAGCTTGGAGGCATCTTGTCAATCTTCCCACAGCGACTTGACTGAGAATACCCAATTGTCTGGCTACTTCAGCTTCCAGAATTATACCGACTGAAACGCATTCTCCATGCAGCATAGCTGGAGTGAGCACAGCTTCGATAGCGTGTCCGATGGTGTGTCCGAAATTCACTAGATTTCGGAGACCTGTTTCTCGCTCATCGATGGTAACGATGTGCGCCTTGACGTAGATGGATCCTGACACGACACgcaggagaagagattgTGCGTGAGACCGATCCGAGGAGAATCGACCGGCTGTAGATGAGGTGTCTGGTTTAGTGGATGCGGCAAGGGATATCTCGGCTGGTCTGGACTCGAGAAGGGCGAAGTCATCGTCCTTCCAGATGGCAGCGGTCTATACGAAAACCAGGTGTA
It encodes:
- a CDS encoding pentafunctional AROM polypeptide, with amino-acid sequence MSVSSTTSTPLGDVLKISILGNESIHCGFHLLPYIFDTITSTLPSSAYVLITDTNLSSLYLNDLKNAFEEASSKNGSKARFLVYEVAPGETAKSRKVKEEIEDWMLDQKLTRDTVVLAFGGGVIGDLTGFVAATFMRGVKFVQIPTTLLAMVDSAVGGKTAIDTPHGKNLIGAFWQPSYIFVDLAFLTTLPPREVSNGMAEVVKTAAIWKDDDFALLESRPAEISLAASTKPDTSSTAGRFSSDRSHAQSLLLRVVSGSIYVKAHIVTIDERETGLRNLVNFGHTIGHAIEAVLTPAMLHGECVSVGIILEAEVARQLGILSQVAVGRLTRCLQAYGLPISLNDRRITSLPASSQLSVDRLLDIMRIDKKNSGPAKKIVLLSRIGKTYEEKASVVADPVIRRVLCEAATVVSGTPTKSPITMATPGSKSISNRALVLAALATGTCRIRNLLHSDDTAVMMNALVELKGAVFSWEDGGDTIVVEGGGGTLSAPAKGKELYLGNAGTASRFLTTVCAMVSGGASTEKSTIITGNARMKQRPIGPLVDALSANGAKVRYVESQGCLPLEIDTDGFKGGHIKLAASVSSQYVSSILLCAPYAAEEVVLELTGGQVISQPYIDMTTAMMAQFGITVKRQTDSAGKLLDVYVIPKGTYVNPADYSVESDASSATYPLAIAAITGTTCTISNIGSSSLQGDARFAKEVLEPMGCTVEQTLTSTKVTGPPVGQLRALGNVDMEPMTDAFLTASVLAAVANLPALPERQVQRLPPTASRIYGIANQRVKECNRIKAMRDQLAKFGVETDEFDDGIIVIGKPATSLVRGASVHCYDDHRVAMAFSVLACIIEKTIIEEKRCVEKTWPNFWDDLQNKIGIPVEGVELDTHKQASTSGGKAVVRTDQSQADHPVFIIGMRGAGKTYIGKLAADVLGGEFTDADDTFFEETKQSVSDFVAANSWDEFRRVETEILGKFVQERRGNHVIALGGGVVETEVARQLLQSHVAKGGVVVHVTRALEDIDNFLSSIGSTAARPNWGESFADVFKRREPWYAGCSSHEFYNVLDPVGTQSQAEHEQAMRRECERFFTFIKGSNNNRPALGNDNPTNFLSLTFPDITPALSQIDELTSGADAIELRVDLLSPSGTAPTTPGLPPHSFIAKQLASLRLATSLPIVYSVRSKDQGGMAPSDQSELYQSTVELGIRSACEYVDLEVCWSSKILSKMSKSKGNSAIIASWHDWTGSMPWDKQAIRSKYSACSRYGDIIKLVGTAKSFSDNSKLQLFVEEMSAQPGAKPLLAINMGSAGQLSRALNSILTPITHPLLPSRAAPGQLSAKEVLSIRSSIGLLPSKKFYLFGSPIAHSVSPTLHNTAFTSLGYPHTYGLHESEKVDQSVLDVIRSPEFGGASVTIPLKLDIIPHLDSISEDVKIIGAVNTIVPTSPNGILQLHGENTDWQAIRQAAVQNLPSTLKHGSALVIGAGGTCRAAIYALSKIPNIKTIYLFNRTLENAVKVKESFPGNYNIQVIDIFDRVSVPPSVIVSTVPGTSLTISQKEEGIYLPPSLIERNSQGGVVIDLAYQPYKTALLSLVEQRNNWKAVPGVEILVLQGLVQFNLWTGKKAPEGEVRKAVMEKYFG